A region of Antedon mediterranea chromosome 8, ecAntMedi1.1, whole genome shotgun sequence DNA encodes the following proteins:
- the LOC140057770 gene encoding uncharacterized protein — protein MCRKQKSANHVRYRYVPRTGIAEVIFVVYLEEWYTIDLIESECTVVNHKTDYQETCNGDAKKTCKGKEKCLKIFVSFKDHDWNDRMAKLFFSEEYLSENDECSFSECETRMKEESTENDYFDFRNTYTKTGTTFRCFYHPKNEQAVLSRKHKRKVAWKAIVIPIIYFVIEICLYSRKRQNTRPTDIVTPL, from the exons ATGTGTCGCAAACAAAAATCTGCAAATCACGTTCGGTACCGGTATGTACCACGTACAGGTATCGCAGAAg TGATATTCGTTGTATATTTAGAAGAGTGGTACACGATTGATTTGATCGAAAGCGAATGCACAGTGGTTAATCACAAAACGGATTATCAGGAAACCTGTAACGGTGACGCTAAAAAGACATGCAAAGGCAAAGAAAAATGTCTAAAGATTTTTGTCTCATTCAAAGACCATGACTGGAACGACAGAATGGCAAAATTGTTTTTTAGCGAAGAATACCTTTCTGAAAATGACGAG TGCTCTTTTTCAGAGTGTGAGACTCGAATGAAGGAAGAATCCACAGAAAATGATTATTTTGACTTCCGAAATACCTACACGAAAACAGGAACAACTTTCCGATGTTTCTATCATCCTAAAAACGAACAAGCAGTTTTATCGCGAAAGCACAAACGAAAAGTCGCTTGGAAAGCTATTGTGATACCAATTATTTACTTTGTGATTGAAATTTGTTTGTATAGTAGAAAACGTCAAAATACACGACCAACTGACATAGTTACCCCATTGTAA
- the LOC140057768 gene encoding uncharacterized protein — protein MGVLHLKVMFALFVFHSVFANDVNLTLNHEGAVRTGENVTFNCRTTDMSNGTVILYEIEVNGDLVMRENDSEIGTDNQFSILNVNTDDEGSYMCQIILDSNLTMNSTLVNLSVAYLKEPELIPSRRYCSIGDTIDLKCHKPPGNPPPINYTWFKDGSQFQSNRTVDDIISTTLRIDSFNDSGRYKCRAESKIYDGNDGIYSNTVDIHVLEVLTQNQTIKEGEDSVTLTCKIKPDSIDNLNNTNWWWTKHSTAEGNIALHQNKNDLTFNNVYRNDSGTYQCNICVDGYNFTKDVQLDVNFLDKPQIKVSQNKVNAGEDVELTCILPEGNPSPEEVTWFENKTEINSTNITEDEIKKGEVKLRHTVGIATDSGTDRKYTCAVRSSAYQQLETDQTSNIMVVNITLIESTTAANTRPTFNDNGHTTIANKISTSESTTAANTRPTFNDNGHTTIANKISTSETQGIWKDDNSLKIYLIIGVASALIGLLLFIVLIYICCFKSIRLLVPEQQLTDSKKSVIIECKYRPRLARADYVQWITPNGALPLMKFPSCISSLTERISLKEMPSTDENIDLHKTNQDRMNVTSNSRGRIWLEINNITAFDSGEYTCLVRRRNAKRASSHTSLITIHSKLLVVAGDIFSNADSLIFSCMALPLNEQVDSFIWFHADETGEVKQGHGNALASSTDNAARGRYSCERDGSTSFFKISRPTDEDAGNYQCKVIRKYDNIPFQGVIVLEKDGHTLEWKINQFQLEDSSPTKDNQKVISMDSFIEDETAESSQEKVTTNGCDNSVAVISNNDDGNLETQFSNINSSDIDLNDKIVSIKTINDVLDSNKDIGNSNVSKDLEADGDNCEQTKEGGHTTEENGHSNNVDFHEKTDNDATNNTEDSKTDKIDNCDVIRDVQTNENEYEQNKETNIADENDSFDIDSQETTIDDTKNAKDKDKIGNCDVSRHEQVDGDKCEHKEESNTADENRSSGMNSEEKVVNIKRTDIDNTEGKKDVTRSISNNCDVSKDEHANGGKLEQSDTEVNRSFVNDHSVVLETNGPQNKTTEAAEEHSTLNEDQDDNEEYQIKDIEEVDISIV, from the exons ATGTAAACCTGACATTGAACCATGAAGGTGCTGTTCGGACTGGTGAAAACGTGACTTTCAATTGCAGAACAACTGACATGTCAAATGGGACAGTAATCCTTTATGAGATAGAGGTTAATGGGGATTTGGTGATGAGGGAAAATGACAGCGAAATTGGTACTGATAATCAGTTCAGTATACTAAATGTCAATACTGATGATGAAGGTTCCTACATGTGTCAGATTATTCTGGATTCAAATTTAACCATGAATTCAACTTTAGTCAACTTATCAGTAGCAT ATCTAAAAGAACCGGAATTAATACCAAGCCGGCGTTACTGTTCAATTGGGGACACGATTGATCTGAAGTGCCACAAACCTCCAGGAAATCCGCCACCTATCAACTATACTTGGTTTAAGGATGGATCTCAGTTTCAATCAAATAGGACAGTTGACGACATTATATCCACTACACTACGGATTGATAGTTTTAATGATTCTGGCAGGTACAAATGCAGAGCTGAGAGCAAAATCTACGACGGAAATGATGGGATTTACAGTAATACTGTTGACATTCATGTACTTGAAG TTCTAACTCAAAATCAAACGATTAAAGAAGGTGAAGACAGTGTGACTTTGACGTGTAAAATAAAACCGGATTCTAtcgataatttaaataatacaaattggtGGTGGACAAAACATTCCACTGCAGAAGGCAACATAGCACTACACCAGAACAAGAACGACCTGACTTTCAACAATGTGTATCGCAACGATAGCGGTACATACCAATGTAATATTTGTGTAGATGGTTACAACTTTACAAAAGATGTTCAGCTTGATGTAAACT ttttGGACAAACCGCAGATAAAAGTATCACAAAACAAAGTTAATGCCGGAGAAGATGTAGAATTGACATGTATCCTACCAGAAGGCAATCCATCCCCAGAAGAAGTCACATGGTTCGAGAATAAGACAGAAATAAACTCTACAAATATTACTGAAGACGAAATAAAGAAAGGAGAAGTAAAGTTACGCCATACAGTTGGTATAGCAACTGATTCCGGAACTGATAGAAAGTATACATGTGCTGTTCGAAGCTCAGCTTATCAACAGCTGGAAACTGACCAGACGAGTAACATAATGGTAGTTAACATAACTCTTATAG AGTCAACTACAGCAgcaaatactaggcctacttttaatgACAATGGCCATACAACTATCGCAAACAAGATCTCAACATCAG AGTCAACTACAGCAgcaaatactaggcctacttttaatgACAATGGCCATACAACTATCGCAAACAAGATCTCAACATCAG AAACACAAGGAATATGGAAAGATGATAACTCACTGAAAATATATCTCATCATCGGAGTTGCTTCTGCTTTAATTGGCTTGCTACTATTCATCGTCCTGA tatatatCTGTTGTTTCAAATCGATACGCCTGCTTGTACCAGAGCAACAGTTGACAGATTCTAAGAAATCAGTTATTATCGAATGTAAATACAGACCTCGACTAGCCCGTGCTGATTATGTCCAGTGGATTACGCCTAATGGTGCGTTGCCGTTAATGAAATTTCCGAGTTGCATCAGTAGTTTGACAG aaCGAATCAGTTTAAAGGAAATGCCATCAACAGATGA aaATATCGATCTTCATAAAACAAATCAAG ATCGCATGAACGTAACATCCAATAGCAGAGGCAGAATTTGGCTTGAAATCAACAACATCACCGCATTCGATTCTGGCGAATACACATGTCTTGTGCGCAGGCGCAACGCCAAGAGGGCTTCATCGCACACTTCTCTGATTACGATACACA GTAAACTTCTTGTTGTTGCTGGTGATATCTTCTCTAACGCTGACTCGCTAATCTTCTCGTGTATGGCATTACCGTTGAATGAGCAAGTAGATTCATTTATCTGGTTCCACGCTGATGAAACTGGTGAAGTCAAACAAGGTCACGGAAATGCATTGGCTTCATCTACAGATAATGCGGCTAGAGGGCGGTATAGCTGCGAACGTGATGGCAGTActagtttttttaaaataagccGACCGACTGACGAGGATGCCGGAAACTATCAATGCAAAGTTATCCGTAAATACGATAATATACCGTTTCAAGGTGTCATTGTCTTGGAAAAAGAC GGACATACTCTTGAATGGAAAATAAACCAGTTTCAACTCGAAGACTCTTCTCCAACGAAAGATAATCAGAAGGTAATTAGCATGGATTCTTTTATAGAAGACGAAACAGCTGAGAGCTCACAAGAGAAAGTTACAACCAACGGTTGTGATAATTCCGTTGCTGTTATTTCTAATAATGACGATGGAAATCTAGAAACTCAATTTAGCAATATTAATTCCAGCGATATTGATTTAAACGACAAAATTGTAAGTATAAAAACAATCAACGACGTATTAGACTCTAATAAAGACATTGGTAACAGTAACGTCAGCAAAGATTTAGAGGCAGATGGAGATAATTGCGAACAAACGAAAGAAGGTGGGCATACAACCGAAGAGAATGGACATTCAAATAATGTGGACTTCCACGAGAAAACTGATAATGATGCTACGAATAATACAGAAGATTCTAAGACGGATAAAATTGATAATTGTGACGTCATACGTGATGTACAGACAAACGAAAATGAGTatgaacaaaataaagaaactaACATCGCTGATGAAAATGACAGTTTTGATATTGATTCGCAAGAGACAACTATTGATGATACGAAAAATGCAAAAGATAAAGATAAAATTGGTAATTGTGACGTCAGCAGACATGAACAGGTAGACGGAGATAAGTGTGAACACAAGGAAGAAAGTAACACCGCTGATGAGAATAGAAGTTCTGGTATGAACTCAGAAGAGAAAGTGGTAAATATAAAAAGAACTGATATTGATAATACAGAAGGTAAGAAGGATGTAACTAGAAGTATATCTAACAACTGTGACGTCAGCAAAGATGAACATGCTAACGGAGGTAAACTTGAACAAAGTGATACCGAAGTGAACAGATCGTTTGTTAATGACCATAGTGTGGTTCTAGAGACAAACGGCCCGCAGAACAAGACGACAGAAGCTGCAGAAGAACACAGTACACTTAATGAAGACCAAGACGACAATGAAGAATATCAAATTAAAGATATAGAAGAAGTTGATATTTCTATAGTATAA